The Methanohalophilus portucalensis genome window below encodes:
- a CDS encoding DUF362 domain-containing protein, producing MSHNRVALVRCVDYSASKQAVWEAMDLLGCFDEIKAGMRILIKPNVLAARKPEDAATTHPSLVRAVCEIVKEAGAHPVVGDCAGITSAGATAEALEESGIKQAALEGGSEVVNFQTAGFSKVKPENPLRLDEIYVSDSVLDADYIINLPKLKTHELTTMTGAVKNIFGAVPLRIRKEAHMLADPLIFSEVLLDIYNVVTPQLSLIDAVVGMEGDGPSRGKPINVGAILASKDGISLDMVAAQLMDLAPLSIPTNLVATRVYGDISPQIVGVNVDDIAVPFKKPGPSLLRMLPSRVVQKAGGFFTVRPEIDANKCTACGACVLNCPAEAIHMDKGHAVIDDKKCILCYCCRELCPAAAVKSKKSLLARLL from the coding sequence ATGAGTCATAACCGGGTAGCATTAGTTCGCTGTGTGGATTATTCCGCCTCAAAACAGGCAGTATGGGAGGCAATGGACCTGCTTGGATGTTTTGATGAGATCAAAGCAGGTATGCGCATCTTGATTAAACCCAATGTGCTTGCTGCCCGGAAACCAGAAGATGCTGCTACGACCCATCCCTCTCTTGTCCGTGCCGTATGTGAAATTGTAAAGGAAGCGGGTGCTCATCCTGTTGTAGGGGATTGTGCCGGTATTACATCTGCCGGAGCAACTGCAGAAGCGCTAGAGGAATCCGGTATAAAGCAGGCTGCTCTGGAGGGTGGGAGCGAAGTTGTGAATTTCCAGACTGCAGGTTTTAGTAAAGTAAAACCTGAAAACCCCCTGCGTTTGGATGAGATCTATGTGAGTGACAGCGTATTGGATGCTGATTATATCATTAACCTGCCCAAACTCAAGACTCATGAACTCACAACGATGACCGGCGCAGTGAAAAATATTTTCGGTGCTGTTCCCCTGCGCATCAGGAAGGAAGCACATATGTTGGCTGATCCTCTGATCTTTAGTGAAGTTCTTCTGGATATTTACAATGTGGTAACTCCACAACTATCACTTATTGATGCAGTTGTGGGAATGGAGGGGGATGGTCCTTCCAGAGGCAAACCAATTAATGTAGGTGCAATCCTTGCCTCAAAAGACGGTATTTCTCTGGATATGGTTGCTGCACAGTTAATGGATTTAGCTCCTCTTTCAATACCTACCAATCTTGTGGCGACCAGAGTTTACGGTGATATTTCACCTCAAATAGTCGGTGTAAACGTGGATGATATTGCAGTTCCTTTCAAAAAACCGGGTCCAAGCCTTTTAAGAATGCTGCCTTCCAGGGTCGTTCAGAAAGCAGGTGGTTTTTTCACGGTACGGCCCGAAATTGATGCTAACAAATGTACTGCCTGTGGAGCATGTGTGCTAAATTGCCCTGCAGAAGCCATACATATGGATAAGGGACATGCTGTCATAGATGATAAAAAATGTATCCTGTGCTATTGCTGCCGGGAATTGTGTCCGGCAGCGGCTGTAAAATCCAAAAAGTCACTGCTGGCCCGGCTGCTTTGA
- a CDS encoding tryptophan--tRNA ligase encodes MNVKLDPWGSSNIDDYSKLFDEFGIQRFDELLPRIEQPSAYMRRKIIFGHRDYDMITRAMNDNDPFAVMSGFMPSGKVHLGGKMVMDQIVWHQQMGGEAFVGIADREAYSVRGFSWEKCKQIGIEEYILSLIALGFEPEGHIYFQSQSKNVKNLAFELGVKANFSELSAIYGFNGQTNIAHMVSALSQSADILQPELEEFGGPKPTVVPAGADQDPHMRLTRGLANKMNMFLIEERTDKNNVPFVSVRSKTAPVDALEEVSEALPWDTKLFEGHVDIFGVDDLTKLKEITMEVEMNNGGYGFLPPASTYHRFMSGLQGGKMSSSVPDSLIALTDDPDDAARKVKKAKTGGRMTLKEQKELGGQPDECSVYELLVFHLSDDDGELAQIHSECLDGSRMCGSCKGLAAERMAEFLKDHQEKRELARERLEEYGL; translated from the coding sequence ATGAATGTGAAACTAGATCCATGGGGCTCGTCAAATATCGACGACTACTCAAAATTGTTCGATGAATTTGGAATACAGCGTTTTGATGAACTTCTGCCCCGGATCGAGCAACCCAGCGCTTACATGAGAAGGAAGATCATCTTTGGCCACAGGGATTATGACATGATTACCCGGGCCATGAACGACAATGACCCGTTTGCGGTAATGAGCGGGTTCATGCCTTCCGGAAAAGTCCATCTCGGCGGAAAAATGGTCATGGACCAGATCGTCTGGCACCAGCAGATGGGCGGCGAGGCTTTTGTGGGTATTGCCGACAGGGAAGCATATTCAGTCAGGGGATTTTCCTGGGAAAAATGTAAACAGATTGGAATTGAGGAATATATCCTTAGCCTTATTGCCTTGGGATTTGAACCAGAGGGGCATATTTATTTCCAGTCCCAATCCAAAAATGTAAAGAATCTGGCCTTTGAACTGGGTGTCAAGGCAAATTTCTCGGAACTAAGTGCAATCTATGGATTCAATGGCCAGACCAATATAGCACATATGGTCAGTGCCCTCTCCCAGAGTGCGGATATTCTCCAACCCGAACTTGAAGAATTCGGCGGACCCAAGCCGACAGTTGTTCCTGCGGGGGCCGATCAGGACCCGCACATGAGACTCACCCGGGGACTTGCCAACAAAATGAACATGTTCCTTATCGAGGAAAGGACGGATAAGAATAACGTGCCCTTTGTCAGTGTCCGAAGCAAGACCGCACCTGTTGATGCACTTGAAGAGGTTTCAGAGGCATTGCCCTGGGATACGAAACTGTTCGAGGGGCATGTGGATATCTTTGGCGTGGACGACCTGACCAAACTTAAGGAAATCACAATGGAAGTCGAAATGAATAACGGAGGATATGGATTCCTCCCACCGGCTTCGACCTATCATCGCTTTATGTCCGGTTTGCAGGGGGGCAAGATGTCAAGCAGTGTACCTGACAGCCTGATTGCCCTTACCGATGATCCGGATGATGCCGCCCGCAAGGTTAAGAAGGCAAAGACTGGCGGGCGTATGACCCTGAAAGAGCAAAAAGAACTCGGAGGACAGCCCGACGAATGTTCTGTCTATGAGTTACTCGTATTCCATCTTAGTGACGACGACGGGGAACTGGCACAGATCCATTCCGAATGTTTGGATGGAAGCCGCATGTGCGGAAGTTGCAAGGGCCTGGCAGCAGAACGCATGGCAGAATTCCTCAAAGACCATCAGGAAAAAAGAGAACTGGCACGCGAGAGACTTGAAGAATACGGACTCTGA
- a CDS encoding METTL5 family protein yields MKQRKLEMLLQKVRGFENPDPALEQYATPAPLAAELLHFAYMKGDIEDTVFDMGCGTGILAIGAALLGTTKVVGYDSDPEAINVARENAVMMGVEVEFINCPIEKVSGKANTVIMNPPFGAQCKGSDRPFLSAALNAGNTIYSIHNSGSFNFIRQYIKPSVITEWYTTSFPLKRTFKFHKKDVERIEVEIYRISSLSHHNY; encoded by the coding sequence ATGAAACAGCGAAAACTCGAGATGCTACTGCAAAAAGTAAGGGGATTTGAGAACCCCGACCCTGCACTGGAACAATATGCCACACCAGCACCTCTTGCTGCTGAATTATTACATTTCGCATACATGAAGGGGGATATTGAAGATACGGTTTTTGATATGGGATGTGGCACCGGGATACTTGCAATCGGTGCCGCATTGCTGGGAACCACAAAGGTCGTCGGATATGATAGTGACCCGGAAGCAATAAATGTTGCAAGAGAAAATGCCGTGATGATGGGTGTTGAAGTTGAATTTATTAATTGCCCTATAGAAAAGGTAAGTGGAAAAGCGAACACTGTTATAATGAATCCCCCGTTTGGAGCCCAATGTAAGGGAAGTGACAGACCTTTCCTCTCAGCTGCCCTAAATGCAGGGAATACTATCTACTCGATTCATAATAGCGGAAGTTTTAACTTTATAAGGCAATACATAAAGCCATCAGTTATTACCGAGTGGTATACTACATCATTCCCGCTAAAAAGAACATTTAAATTCCATAAAAAAGATGTAGAACGAATTGAGGTAGAAATATACAGAATAAGCTCCTTATCACATCATAATTATTGA
- the pheS gene encoding phenylalanine--tRNA ligase subunit alpha — protein sequence MENLNLTLNEKEVLLFLEKKGTASPADIADGTSLKIENATQASFLLEEKGLAEVKDEVSEKYHLSAEGTEYAEKGLPERQVLNRIDGPTSIKDLQEMLSPGMVGIATGWLKRKGWASIEKGNIIPTADVSETADEIALAKLDETAVSLEETGIDQKVMKDLVKRKLVEKEETKNRTITITDEGKKIAASGLELTEDVTQLTSRMLKSGEWKNKTFRPYNIDKPPKKIFAAKVHPYQRLIDQMRQIFLEMGFTEIKGDIIQSSFWNFDALFQPQDHPAREMQDTFHLESRSQLPGEYVETVCSMHEKGGDIESRGWGGKWNSDVAKRNVLRTHTTSVSIKHLADNPEPPVKAFCIDRAYRRETIDPTHTPEFEQLEGVVMDRNMSFANLLGCLKEFYHRMGFENVRFRPGYFPYTEPSVEPEVYIEELGWVELGGAGIFRKEVTEPLGIKEPVLAWGLGVSRLAMLRLGLKDLRELYQSDIEWLRKSPVCKL from the coding sequence ATGGAAAACCTCAATCTTACACTGAATGAAAAGGAAGTACTTCTCTTCCTCGAAAAAAAAGGTACTGCAAGTCCCGCAGATATAGCCGATGGAACATCCCTGAAAATAGAGAATGCTACACAGGCCTCTTTTTTGCTTGAAGAAAAGGGTCTTGCAGAAGTTAAGGATGAAGTATCGGAAAAATATCACCTCAGTGCAGAAGGAACCGAATATGCCGAGAAGGGACTCCCTGAAAGACAGGTGCTCAACAGGATAGACGGCCCCACTTCCATAAAGGACCTGCAGGAAATGCTTTCCCCGGGGATGGTGGGAATTGCAACCGGATGGCTCAAGAGAAAAGGATGGGCATCCATTGAGAAAGGGAATATCATACCCACAGCAGATGTATCCGAAACCGCAGACGAAATTGCCCTGGCAAAACTCGATGAGACGGCAGTGTCCCTTGAAGAAACCGGAATTGACCAGAAAGTTATGAAGGACCTGGTCAAACGCAAACTGGTAGAAAAAGAAGAAACAAAAAATCGTACCATTACAATTACAGATGAGGGGAAAAAAATCGCTGCATCCGGCCTTGAACTCACCGAAGATGTCACCCAGCTGACCTCCCGGATGCTCAAGAGCGGGGAATGGAAGAACAAGACTTTTAGACCCTACAATATTGACAAACCGCCAAAGAAGATTTTTGCAGCAAAGGTCCATCCCTACCAGCGTCTGATAGACCAGATGCGCCAGATATTCCTGGAAATGGGATTCACTGAAATCAAGGGAGACATTATACAGAGCTCATTCTGGAACTTTGATGCCCTTTTCCAGCCACAGGACCACCCTGCACGGGAAATGCAGGATACATTCCACCTGGAATCCCGGTCACAGTTGCCGGGCGAATACGTGGAAACCGTATGTTCCATGCATGAAAAGGGCGGTGACATTGAATCCAGGGGTTGGGGCGGCAAATGGAATAGTGATGTCGCAAAACGCAACGTATTGCGCACCCACACCACCTCGGTCAGTATCAAACACCTGGCAGATAATCCCGAGCCACCGGTCAAAGCCTTCTGTATAGACAGGGCTTATCGCCGGGAAACAATTGATCCCACACATACCCCGGAATTCGAGCAGCTGGAAGGTGTGGTAATGGACAGGAACATGTCCTTTGCCAATCTGCTGGGATGCCTGAAGGAATTCTATCACAGGATGGGATTCGAAAACGTCAGGTTCAGGCCCGGGTATTTCCCCTATACCGAACCCAGTGTCGAACCCGAGGTATATATTGAGGAGCTTGGATGGGTTGAACTCGGCGGTGCCGGAATATTCAGAAAAGAGGTCACTGAACCTCTTGGCATCAAAGAACCGGTTTTGGCATGGGGCCTTGGTGTCAGCCGCCTGGCAATGCTGAGATTGGGTTTGAAGGACCTGCGTGAATTATACCAGTCCGACATTGAATGGTTGCGCAAAAGCCCTGTCTGCAAACTCTGA
- a CDS encoding DNA-directed RNA polymerase subunit L, giving the protein MELKIIEKKDDEIKVEIKGESHTLLNMLKHFMLEDEHVDIASYDMLHVSISEPVFYVRTDGKDPVQAIRDAAVKLTAECDEFSGVFEKALA; this is encoded by the coding sequence ATGGAACTGAAGATTATTGAGAAAAAGGATGATGAGATTAAAGTAGAGATAAAAGGAGAGAGCCATACTCTGCTTAATATGCTTAAGCATTTCATGCTTGAAGATGAACATGTGGATATAGCAAGTTACGATATGCTTCATGTAAGTATTAGTGAGCCAGTCTTCTATGTAAGGACCGATGGCAAAGACCCTGTACAGGCAATCAGGGATGCAGCGGTGAAACTCACTGCAGAATGCGATGAGTTCAGTGGTGTTTTCGAAAAAGCCCTCGCATAA
- a CDS encoding DUF531 domain-containing protein, with product MQTLGIVNTYDRIKVLDAHYRAIARAAPICKIFGFSLALFDFPFDMEKDELVKYVVEKTTIGESGAYLQQLNEEHHFFVQDLPKKGFPAHFGKPVATTSRADESKRMTAMDAAQGILHHDSYLFLVGLGRKGLPKSIIKQAPNHLDISSGGTSCETCTAMGAIPAYIMGIVEGIKSNKHKSHKSFKHFS from the coding sequence ATGCAGACCCTTGGAATTGTCAATACTTATGATCGTATAAAGGTCCTTGATGCCCATTATAGGGCCATTGCCCGGGCAGCCCCTATTTGCAAGATATTTGGTTTTAGCCTTGCCCTTTTTGATTTTCCTTTTGATATGGAAAAAGATGAACTTGTGAAGTATGTTGTGGAAAAAACAACAATAGGGGAATCAGGAGCTTATCTGCAACAGCTCAATGAGGAACATCATTTTTTTGTACAGGACCTTCCAAAAAAAGGTTTTCCGGCACATTTTGGCAAACCTGTTGCAACCACTTCCAGAGCAGACGAATCAAAACGAATGACAGCGATGGATGCCGCACAGGGAATATTGCATCATGATTCCTACCTCTTCCTCGTTGGACTTGGCAGGAAAGGATTGCCAAAATCAATTATAAAACAGGCCCCCAATCATCTTGATATAAGCAGTGGGGGTACTTCCTGTGAAACATGTACAGCGATGGGAGCAATTCCCGCCTATATCATGGGCATAGTCGAGGGAATAAAAAGTAATAAGCACAAGTCCCATAAATCTTTTAAGCACTTTTCCTGA
- a CDS encoding exosome complex RNA-binding protein Csl4: protein MKPRGIIIRIRNKKKATRRKIKGSSKKDEKEENQNPKTKAQQKEKREAKGKNPENLKKEKPQKHLKKEAEKHIEEQFVLPGDIVGTNEEYEAGEGTYTLRGNIYSTRTGNVEVDRKKRSVSVRATSELPPVIKKDDIVVGNVVNVRDSMALVQIAAIKGHGEREVNNPGIAAIHISNIKEDYVKNIANELALMDVVKAKVIDTDSMRLSIAAKELGVMSAVCGRCGESLAIEEGKLKCPACGKTEKRKLSADYGTGII from the coding sequence TTGAAACCAAGAGGGATTATTATTAGGATACGCAACAAAAAGAAGGCCACAAGAAGGAAAATAAAAGGTTCTTCAAAGAAGGATGAAAAAGAAGAAAATCAAAATCCCAAAACTAAGGCCCAGCAAAAAGAAAAGAGAGAGGCCAAAGGGAAGAATCCTGAGAACCTGAAAAAAGAGAAGCCTCAAAAGCACCTCAAAAAAGAAGCTGAAAAGCACATTGAAGAGCAGTTTGTGCTGCCCGGCGATATTGTTGGTACTAATGAAGAGTATGAAGCCGGTGAAGGGACCTATACATTAAGAGGAAACATATATTCAACCAGGACAGGAAATGTTGAGGTTGACAGGAAAAAGCGTAGTGTTTCCGTGCGGGCTACATCCGAACTTCCACCTGTAATAAAGAAAGATGATATTGTAGTCGGCAATGTGGTGAATGTACGTGATTCAATGGCACTTGTACAGATAGCAGCCATAAAAGGTCATGGAGAAAGGGAAGTCAACAATCCCGGAATTGCCGCCATCCACATATCAAACATCAAGGAAGACTACGTCAAAAACATAGCCAATGAACTTGCCCTCATGGATGTTGTTAAGGCAAAGGTAATTGATACTGATAGTATGCGCCTGAGCATTGCTGCCAAGGAACTGGGAGTTATGTCCGCAGTTTGTGGAAGATGTGGTGAATCCCTTGCTATTGAAGAGGGAAAACTGAAATGTCCCGCCTGTGGCAAGACTGAAAAACGTAAACTTTCAGCTGATTATGGAACAGGAATTATCTAA
- the hpt gene encoding hypoxanthine/guanine phosphoribosyltransferase, with translation MLEILKKSLKKAPIVKRGKYPYFIHPITDGVPAIDPKLLDEISDYIIEYCDMNVDRILSIEAMGIPLATAISLKTGIPFSIVRKRQYQLPGEIKISQSTGYSKGELYINGVEKGNRILLVDDVISTGGTLRFLVKALEEKSVTISDIIVIVGRGDGVQQLAGQGIKVKTLVDINVSEDGVSILEDTGETN, from the coding sequence ATGTTAGAAATACTCAAGAAATCCCTGAAAAAAGCCCCTATTGTAAAACGAGGTAAATATCCCTATTTCATACATCCAATTACAGATGGCGTACCTGCAATAGATCCCAAACTGCTTGATGAGATCAGTGACTACATCATAGAATACTGCGATATGAACGTCGACAGGATCCTGTCTATTGAAGCGATGGGAATTCCCCTTGCAACAGCAATATCCCTGAAAACCGGCATCCCCTTTTCTATCGTGCGCAAAAGACAATACCAATTGCCCGGTGAAATTAAGATATCCCAGAGCACCGGTTATTCTAAAGGCGAACTCTATATAAACGGTGTTGAAAAGGGAAACCGCATACTGCTTGTTGATGATGTGATCAGCACAGGAGGTACCCTGCGCTTTCTGGTAAAGGCCCTGGAAGAAAAAAGCGTTACTATAAGCGATATAATAGTTATTGTAGGCAGGGGAGACGGCGTACAGCAACTTGCAGGACAAGGAATAAAAGTCAAAACACTTGTGGATATAAATGTAAGTGAGGACGGGGTTTCAATACTGGAGGACACCGGTGAAACTAATTGA
- a CDS encoding 50S ribosomal protein L16, with the protein MTRKPASMYRNIKQRSYTRRKYMGGVPGSQVIHYDMGNKTADFQVKMSLISEEKCQMRHTALEAARISANRHMISKVGRISYHFKLRVYPHEVLRENKQATGAGADRVSSGMRKAFGKAVGTAARVSAGQKIFTVSVNKKNFKHAKAALKRAGQKLPTPIRIVVDEGAELVQ; encoded by the coding sequence ATGACAAGAAAACCAGCAAGTATGTACAGGAACATTAAACAGCGCTCATATACACGCAGAAAGTACATGGGTGGTGTTCCTGGAAGCCAGGTAATACACTACGACATGGGAAACAAAACCGCAGATTTCCAGGTCAAGATGTCACTTATATCTGAAGAGAAATGTCAGATGAGACACACAGCTCTAGAAGCAGCAAGGATATCAGCTAACAGGCATATGATCTCCAAAGTCGGTCGTATCAGTTACCATTTCAAATTAAGAGTTTACCCCCACGAGGTCCTGAGAGAAAACAAACAGGCAACTGGCGCAGGTGCAGACCGTGTATCCAGTGGTATGAGAAAAGCATTCGGAAAAGCTGTAGGTACTGCAGCAAGAGTTTCTGCCGGGCAGAAGATATTCACTGTTTCTGTCAATAAGAAGAACTTCAAGCATGCAAAAGCTGCACTTAAAAGAGCAGGACAGAAGCTTCCAACACCAATAAGAATTGTTGTTGATGAAGGCGCAGAGCTGGTACAATAA
- the dph2 gene encoding diphthamide biosynthesis enzyme Dph2 has product MKLIENFDIDLESIVNMIIQEKATRVGLQLPEGFKRQAMKIAGYIEENTDAETLISGNPCYGACDLDVQLIKDTDLVFHFGHSRLEPFENVVYIEAPSHLDISTVVFQAADKLKGKRIGLLTTVQHVHKLEEVRKILEENGFETIIGKGDGRIVHPGQVLGCNFSAAYDITCEEYLYIGGGKFHPLGIALSTGKPVLCANPFTSSIEYIDLKQIMKQRYAAIAKTMEGKRFCILVSTKPGQERMQLARYIRDIARENGKEAYIVTMDLITPDQLLQFQADAYINTACPRIAIDEAGRFPAPMLTPPEFEIVLGMRGWEELVFDEIRE; this is encoded by the coding sequence GTGAAACTAATTGAAAATTTTGACATTGACCTGGAATCCATTGTTAATATGATTATTCAGGAAAAAGCCACAAGGGTTGGCCTCCAGCTGCCCGAAGGCTTCAAACGCCAGGCAATGAAGATCGCAGGATATATAGAGGAGAATACCGATGCAGAAACCCTCATTTCAGGCAACCCCTGTTATGGGGCATGTGATCTTGATGTTCAACTTATCAAAGATACTGATCTTGTATTCCACTTCGGCCATTCCAGGCTTGAACCCTTTGAAAATGTAGTTTATATTGAAGCACCCTCACATCTCGATATAAGTACTGTGGTTTTTCAGGCTGCAGACAAACTTAAAGGAAAAAGGATTGGCCTCCTTACGACTGTACAGCATGTGCATAAACTGGAAGAAGTCAGGAAAATCCTTGAAGAAAACGGATTCGAAACCATTATCGGAAAAGGAGACGGAAGGATCGTGCATCCGGGACAGGTACTTGGCTGCAATTTTTCAGCTGCATATGATATAACCTGTGAAGAATACCTGTATATTGGCGGCGGGAAATTCCATCCGCTGGGTATAGCCCTTTCAACAGGCAAACCCGTACTCTGTGCAAATCCTTTTACTTCATCAATCGAATACATCGACCTCAAGCAAATCATGAAACAGAGATATGCAGCAATTGCAAAAACCATGGAAGGAAAGAGGTTCTGTATACTGGTGTCCACAAAACCCGGTCAGGAAAGAATGCAACTTGCCAGGTATATAAGGGACATTGCCAGGGAAAATGGAAAAGAGGCCTACATTGTAACAATGGATCTCATAACACCCGACCAGCTTCTGCAATTCCAGGCGGATGCATATATCAATACTGCATGTCCCAGGATTGCAATCGACGAGGCAGGGAGATTCCCGGCCCCCATGTTAACTCCCCCTGAATTTGAGATCGTACTGGGAATGCGTGGGTGGGAAGAACTGGTTTTTGATGAGATAAGGGAATGA
- a CDS encoding translation initiation factor IF-2 subunit beta — MEDYESLLDRAMENLPETETTDERFVIPEPKIYFEGKTTVLDNFAQIRSVLNRDADHLMKYLTRELGTAGKVEGGKAIFQGKFPVQAIKSNINAYADEYVICSECNRPDTELVKVDRVLMMKCAACGAHRPVKKRKATAPTPESALEEGKEYEVKIDAVGSKGDGIAKMAKFTIFVPGTAKGDVLKIRIKKISGNLAFAEKA, encoded by the coding sequence ATGGAAGATTATGAATCCTTGCTTGACCGGGCAATGGAAAACCTGCCGGAAACCGAAACAACAGATGAACGTTTTGTAATTCCGGAACCCAAGATTTATTTTGAGGGAAAAACAACGGTACTGGACAATTTTGCACAGATCAGAAGTGTCCTTAACCGTGATGCTGATCATCTGATGAAGTACCTCACAAGGGAACTGGGTACAGCCGGTAAGGTCGAAGGTGGCAAGGCCATATTCCAGGGGAAGTTCCCTGTCCAGGCAATCAAGTCCAACATAAATGCCTATGCTGATGAATATGTCATATGTTCGGAATGCAACAGGCCAGATACGGAACTTGTGAAGGTAGACAGAGTCCTAATGATGAAATGTGCCGCATGTGGTGCGCACAGGCCTGTCAAGAAAAGGAAAGCTACTGCACCTACTCCCGAATCCGCTCTTGAGGAAGGGAAAGAATATGAAGTCAAGATTGATGCTGTCGGTTCCAAGGGAGACGGAATCGCCAAGATGGCAAAATTCACTATTTTCGTTCCTGGTACTGCCAAGGGCGATGTCTTAAAGATCAGGATCAAAAAGATCAGTGGAAACCTGGCTTTTGCAGAAAAGGCATAA
- a CDS encoding radical SAM/SPASM domain-containing protein, which translates to MSVDEMGQGINVFSIPGLNIDLQNSNGSLQLDSRGQLKYACSPILKKINERLREEKPVQMGTDRVIASTWLPPIPSGPFKRLLNAEVQHALGRRVPETVSFEITRQCKCNCDHCIISGGEEDLDTETVKKTIDDALDMGAFIIIFTEGDPLLREDIFELIEYVDKERAIVNMYTPGTDMNPQTAKKLKEAGLHNLLVSIYSTDPEKHNVVRRLDGAFDMATSAIKYGLDAGLLVTMCTHASPKNMDELPQLYAFATEMGVSEFSIWESAPKKKGDPIISSEDREKVLEMHHEANSTEAGPRIFTNSYFEGEMLGCMAAQRWMHICVDGSVKPCPYIPFSFGNIQDQQLRDIWKNMKKAPRFESGDVFCQMQMPQYLELVEKIPDGVVPPYPFDKIE; encoded by the coding sequence ATGTCAGTCGATGAAATGGGCCAGGGAATCAATGTATTTTCGATTCCCGGCCTAAACATTGACCTCCAAAATTCAAACGGCTCTTTACAGTTAGATTCCCGGGGCCAGCTTAAATATGCCTGCTCACCTATCCTGAAAAAAATTAATGAAAGATTACGGGAAGAAAAGCCCGTACAGATGGGCACGGACAGGGTAATTGCTTCTACCTGGCTGCCTCCGATCCCAAGCGGTCCTTTCAAAAGACTCCTTAATGCTGAAGTACAGCATGCTTTGGGAAGACGGGTTCCTGAAACTGTTTCTTTTGAGATCACAAGACAATGCAAATGTAATTGTGACCATTGCATTATAAGTGGAGGAGAGGAAGATCTTGACACAGAAACTGTCAAGAAAACCATAGATGATGCTCTTGATATGGGTGCTTTCATAATTATTTTTACAGAAGGAGATCCTCTGCTCAGGGAAGATATTTTTGAATTAATAGAGTATGTCGACAAGGAACGTGCAATTGTCAATATGTACACACCTGGAACAGACATGAATCCTCAGACGGCAAAAAAGCTAAAGGAAGCCGGGCTGCATAATCTTTTAGTCAGTATATATTCCACTGATCCCGAAAAGCACAATGTGGTAAGAAGGCTTGATGGTGCATTTGATATGGCTACATCTGCCATAAAGTATGGACTTGATGCTGGATTATTAGTCACTATGTGTACTCATGCCTCCCCGAAAAATATGGATGAACTCCCACAACTCTATGCTTTTGCAACAGAGATGGGAGTGAGCGAATTTTCAATCTGGGAAAGTGCTCCGAAAAAAAAGGGTGATCCTATTATCTCATCTGAGGACAGGGAAAAAGTCCTTGAAATGCACCATGAAGCCAATTCCACAGAAGCCGGCCCCAGAATATTTACCAATAGTTATTTTGAAGGTGAAATGCTGGGTTGCATGGCGGCTCAGCGCTGGATGCACATTTGTGTGGACGGGTCGGTTAAGCCCTGCCCATATATCCCATTCAGTTTTGGGAACATACAGGACCAACAGTTAAGAGACATCTGGAAGAACATGAAAAAAGCCCCCCGATTTGAATCCGGGGATGTATTCTGCCAGATGCAGATGCCACAATATCTTGAACTTGTGGAAAAGATTCCAGATGGAGTTGTCCCTCCCTATCCATTTGACAAAATCGAATAA
- a CDS encoding GNAT family N-acetyltransferase, with amino-acid sequence MHLTEDITICQAAADDRTAIDSLLSTYFLDGQDLDTGNFLLARVGDKIVGTVAFVRDNIEEVHSVAVHPSFRKKGIGFLLVSSALNLSSGSAVYARTTAPSFFSKSGFIEVIIPSREELWDDCACCEYLENCSQHVMVWRRE; translated from the coding sequence ATGCATCTTACAGAGGACATTACAATTTGTCAGGCAGCTGCGGATGATAGGACAGCTATAGACTCGTTGCTTTCTACCTATTTTCTTGATGGGCAAGATCTGGATACAGGGAATTTTCTGCTGGCAAGAGTTGGTGATAAGATAGTGGGCACAGTAGCATTTGTAAGGGATAACATTGAGGAGGTGCATAGTGTTGCAGTACACCCTTCATTCAGGAAAAAGGGAATAGGTTTTTTGCTCGTCTCAAGTGCCCTGAATCTCTCATCGGGAAGTGCAGTATATGCAAGAACCACAGCCCCGTCCTTTTTCAGCAAATCAGGTTTTATTGAAGTAATCATTCCCTCCAGAGAAGAATTGTGGGATGATTGTGCATGCTGTGAATACCTGGAAAATTGCAGCCAGCACGTGATGGTGTGGAGGAGAGAATAA